In a single window of the Prinia subflava isolate CZ2003 ecotype Zambia chromosome 3, Cam_Psub_1.2, whole genome shotgun sequence genome:
- the TCEANC gene encoding transcription elongation factor A N-terminal and central domain-containing protein isoform X2, giving the protein MNTKGLKMSDRKNIIHRTHCIEKLLSENNLQGIEDHLKELEDVDMTVEYLQGTEVTKAVYRVLKSCPSGELKKKAKQLLSRWKALYKNSCAQSMQVKKSVSAYVKEEIEHLSVVPREQSLSERPCQQEALDGTSSNILDPSQAVKNVVCNHGEGSMNEHSSFEEQNTVHEDSKSVVSEASLQQDLTRALRCKCVDLLYKALIGSTKDEEETVKWLELAKEIEEHVFALHAKNDKKYKNCIRSKISNLKNPKSRHLKHSLFSGTLSPKAFAEMTVMEMASDELKQLRALYTKSSVQEHQLPQVINGTQTNKIKCRRCEKFDCTVTMIARGTLFLPAWVRNTNPDEQMLTYVICNECGEQWYHSRWICL; this is encoded by the coding sequence gtTTAAAAATGTCTGATCGAAAAAATATCATACACAGAACCCATTGTATAGAAAAACTGCTGTCTGAGAACAATTTACAAGGTATTGAGGATCATCTTAAAGAACTTGAAGATGTTGATATGACCGTAGAATATCTCCAGGGGACAGAGGTTACCAAGGCTGTATATAGGGTACTCAAGAGTTGCCCTTCAGGAGAgttgaaaaagaaagcaaagcagttaTTGTCAAGGTGGAAAGCACTTTACAAGAACAGCTGTGCTCAGTCAATGCAAGTTAAAAAGTCAGTTTCTGCATACGTGAAAGAAGAAATTGAGCATCTCAGTGTAGTTCCTAGAGAGCAATCACTATCTGAAAGACCCTGTCAGCAGGAGGCATTAGATGGTACTAGTTCCAACATTTTGGACCCGTCACAAGCTGTTAAAAATGTGGTATGTAATCATGGAGAAGGCAGTATGAATGAGCATTCTTCTTTTGAGGAACAAAACACTGTTCATGAAGATTCTAAATCTGTTGTTAGCGAAGCAAGTCTGCAGCAGGATCTGACGAGAGCTCTGAGGTGTAAATGTGTGGATCTTCTTTATAAAGCTTTGATTGGTTCCACCAAAGACGAAGAAGAAACTGTTAAATGGCTAGAGTTAGCTAAAGAAATTGAAGAACATGTTTTTGCTCTTCATGctaaaaatgataaaaagtacaaaaattGCATCAGAAGTAAAATCTCTAACCTTAAGAACCCTAAAAGTCGCCACTTAAAACATAGCCTTTTTTCAGGAACTTTGAGCCCAAAGGCTTTTGCTGAGATGACAGTGATGGAAATGGCCAGTGATGAACTGAaacagctcagggctctgtACACAAAATCATCTGTTCAGGAGCATCAGCTTCCACAGGTTATTAATGGCACacagacaaacaaaataaagtgCAGACGCTGTGAAAAATTTGATTGCACTGTCACCATGATTGCCAGAGGAACTCTCTTTCTTCCAGCTTGGGTGCGAAACACAAATCCAGATGAACAAATGTTGACTTATGTTATTTGTAATGAATGTGGAGAACAGTGGTATCACAGCAGATGGATTTGTTTGTAA
- the TCEANC gene encoding transcription elongation factor A N-terminal and central domain-containing protein isoform X1, producing the protein MAEAGAGGRRHVGPRCGGLKMSDRKNIIHRTHCIEKLLSENNLQGIEDHLKELEDVDMTVEYLQGTEVTKAVYRVLKSCPSGELKKKAKQLLSRWKALYKNSCAQSMQVKKSVSAYVKEEIEHLSVVPREQSLSERPCQQEALDGTSSNILDPSQAVKNVVCNHGEGSMNEHSSFEEQNTVHEDSKSVVSEASLQQDLTRALRCKCVDLLYKALIGSTKDEEETVKWLELAKEIEEHVFALHAKNDKKYKNCIRSKISNLKNPKSRHLKHSLFSGTLSPKAFAEMTVMEMASDELKQLRALYTKSSVQEHQLPQVINGTQTNKIKCRRCEKFDCTVTMIARGTLFLPAWVRNTNPDEQMLTYVICNECGEQWYHSRWICL; encoded by the coding sequence gtTTAAAAATGTCTGATCGAAAAAATATCATACACAGAACCCATTGTATAGAAAAACTGCTGTCTGAGAACAATTTACAAGGTATTGAGGATCATCTTAAAGAACTTGAAGATGTTGATATGACCGTAGAATATCTCCAGGGGACAGAGGTTACCAAGGCTGTATATAGGGTACTCAAGAGTTGCCCTTCAGGAGAgttgaaaaagaaagcaaagcagttaTTGTCAAGGTGGAAAGCACTTTACAAGAACAGCTGTGCTCAGTCAATGCAAGTTAAAAAGTCAGTTTCTGCATACGTGAAAGAAGAAATTGAGCATCTCAGTGTAGTTCCTAGAGAGCAATCACTATCTGAAAGACCCTGTCAGCAGGAGGCATTAGATGGTACTAGTTCCAACATTTTGGACCCGTCACAAGCTGTTAAAAATGTGGTATGTAATCATGGAGAAGGCAGTATGAATGAGCATTCTTCTTTTGAGGAACAAAACACTGTTCATGAAGATTCTAAATCTGTTGTTAGCGAAGCAAGTCTGCAGCAGGATCTGACGAGAGCTCTGAGGTGTAAATGTGTGGATCTTCTTTATAAAGCTTTGATTGGTTCCACCAAAGACGAAGAAGAAACTGTTAAATGGCTAGAGTTAGCTAAAGAAATTGAAGAACATGTTTTTGCTCTTCATGctaaaaatgataaaaagtacaaaaattGCATCAGAAGTAAAATCTCTAACCTTAAGAACCCTAAAAGTCGCCACTTAAAACATAGCCTTTTTTCAGGAACTTTGAGCCCAAAGGCTTTTGCTGAGATGACAGTGATGGAAATGGCCAGTGATGAACTGAaacagctcagggctctgtACACAAAATCATCTGTTCAGGAGCATCAGCTTCCACAGGTTATTAATGGCACacagacaaacaaaataaagtgCAGACGCTGTGAAAAATTTGATTGCACTGTCACCATGATTGCCAGAGGAACTCTCTTTCTTCCAGCTTGGGTGCGAAACACAAATCCAGATGAACAAATGTTGACTTATGTTATTTGTAATGAATGTGGAGAACAGTGGTATCACAGCAGATGGATTTGTTTGTAA